A single genomic interval of Ammospiza caudacuta isolate bAmmCau1 chromosome 19, bAmmCau1.pri, whole genome shotgun sequence harbors:
- the SUZ12 gene encoding polycomb protein SUZ12, whose amino-acid sequence MAPQKHGGGAGPSSGSAGGAAGGGGGGGGGGGFGGSAAAAAPGGKSGGAAGGGGGGGGSGYSGGSSASSAAAAAAAALPPVKKPKMEQIQADHDLFLQAFEKPTQIYRFLRTRNLIAPIFLHRTLTYMSHRNSRTNIKRKTFKVDDMLSKVEKMKGEQESHSLSAHLQLTFTGFFHKNDKPSQNSENEQNSVTLEVLLVKVCHKKRKDVSCPIRQVPTGKKQVPLNPDLSQIKPGNFPSLAVSSNEFEPSNSHMVKSYSLLFRVTRPGRREFNGLINGETNENIDVNEELPARRKRNSSNREDGEKTFVAQMTVFDKNRRLQLLDGEYEVAMQEMEECPISKKRATWETILDGKRLPPFETFSQGPTLQFTLRWTGDTNDKSTAPIAKPLATRNSESLPQENKPNSVKPTQTIAVKESLPTDLQTRKERDVLNEPRQKLRIFYQFLYNNNTRQQTEARDDLHCPWCTLNCRKLYSLLKHLKLCHSRFIFNYVYHPKGARIDVSINECYDGSYAGNPQDIHRQPGFAFSRNGPVKRTPITHILVCRPKRTKASMSEFLESEDGEVEQQRTYSSGHNRLYFHSDTCLPLRPQEMEVDSEDEKDPEWLREKTITQIEEFSDVNEGEKEVMKLWNLHVMKHGFIADNQMNHACMLFVENYGQKIIKKNLCRNFMLHLVSMHDFNLISIMSIDKAVARLREMQQKLEKGESASPTDEESSEEQSGTANGYSENTMRERISEVESISGVTKQSKKQKL is encoded by the exons ATGGCTCCTCAGAAGCACGGTGGAGGAGCGGGGCCCAGCTCGGGCTCCGCTGGCGGCGCCGCCGGAGGAGGAGGTGGCGGCGGAGGAGGCGGCGGGTTCGGGGGCTCcgccgcggcggcggctcccggTGGCAAATCCGGCGGTgccgcgggcggcggcggcggcggaggaggCAGCGGGTACTCGGGCGGCTCCTCGGCCTCctcggcagcggcggcggcggcagcggcgctGCCCCCCGTGAAGAAGCCGAAGATGGAGCAGATCCAGGCCGACCACGACCTCTTTCTTCAGGCCTTTGAGA AACCAACCCAGATATACAGATTTCTCCGTACCCGGAATCTAATAGCA ccaATATTTTTGCACAGAACTCTCACTTACATGTCTCACAGAAACTCCCGAACAAATATCAAAAG GAAAACATTTAAAGTAGATGACATGTTATCAAAAGTAGAGAAAATGAAGGGAGAACAAGAATCTCACAG CTTGTCTGCTCATTTGCAACTTACATTTACTGGGTTCTTCCATAAAAATG ATAAGCCATCACAAAACTCAGAGAATGAACAAAATTCTGTAACTCTGGAAGTACTGCTGGTGAAAGTTTGCCACAAGAAACGAAAG gatgtcagTTGTCCAATAAGACAGGTTCCTACAGGTAAAAAGCAGGTGCCTTTAAACCCAGACCTCAGCCAAATAAAACCAGGCAACTTCCCATCACTTGCAGTTTCCAGTAATGAGTTTGAACCAAGCAACAGCCATATGGTGAAGTCTTACTCATTGTTATTCAGAGTCACTCGCCCAGGAAGGAGAGAATTTAATGGACTGATCAACGGTGAAACGAATGAAAACATTG ATGTCAATGAGGAGCTTCCAgctagaagaaaaagaaattcttcaaATCGTGAAGATGGGGAAAAGACATTTGTAGCACAAATGACTGTATTTGATAAAAACAG ACGCTTGCAACTTCTGGATGGGGAATATGAAGTGGCCATGCAGGAAATGGAAGAGTGTCCCATTAGCAAGAAAAGAGCAACATGGGAAACGATTCTGGATGGGAAG AGGTTGCCTCCATTTGAAACATTTTCTCAGGGACCTACACTTCAGTTTACTCTTCGTTGGACAGGAGACACAAATGATAAGTCTACAGCTCCTATAGCTAAACCTCTTGCAACACGAAATTCTGAGAGCCTCCCTCAAGAAAACAAGCCCAATTCTGTTAAACCTACTCAGACTATAG ctgtgaaaGAATCTTTGCCTACAGACCTTCAGAcaagaaaagagagagatgtTTTAAATGAACCTCGACAGAAGTTGCGAATATTTTACCAG TTCCTTTACAACAATAACACGAGGCAGCAGACCGAGGCCCGCGATgacttgcactgcccctggtGCACACTGAACTGTCGGAAACTCTACAGTTTACTCAAACATCTTAAACTCTGCCACAGCAGATTTATCTTTAATTATGTT TATCATCCAAAAGGTGCTCGGATAGATGTGTCCATCAATGAGTGCTACGATGGCTCCTACGCCGGCAACCCGCAGGACATCCATCGCCAGCCCGGCTTCGCCTTCAGCCGCAACGGGCCCGTCAAGAGGACTCCCATCACTCACATCCTGGTGTGCAG GCCCAAGCGCACGAAAGCGAGCATGTCGGAGTTCCTGGAGTCGGAGGACGGCGAGGTGGAGCAGCAGCGCACGTACAGCAGCGGCCACAACCGCCTCTACTTCCACAGCGacacctgcctgcccctgcGCCCCCAGGAGATGGAGGTGGACAGTGAGGACGAGAAGGACCCGGAATGGCTGAGGGAGAAAACCATTACT CAAATTGAAGAATTTTCTGATGTGAACgaaggagagaaagaagtgATGAAATTATGGAATCTTCATGTTATGAAGCACGG GTTTATTGCTGACAATCAAATGAATCATGCCTGTATGCTATTTGTTGAAAATTATGGACAAAAAATCATTAAGAAGAACTTGTGTCGAAACTTTATGCTCCACCTGGTCAGCATGCATGACTTTAACCTCATCAGCATCATGTCCATAGACAAAGCTGTGGCCAGGCTCCGAGAGATGCAGCAGAAGTTGGAGAAAGGAGAGTCGGCGTCCCCGACGGACGAGGAATCTTCCGAGGAACAAAGTGGGACAGCAAATGGATACAGTGAAAATACCATGAGAGAGAGGATTTCAGAGGTGGAAAGCATCTCAGGTGTCACGAAACAGAGCAAGAAGCAGAAGCTCTGA